AGCTGTAGCGGCGTTCGCGGCGTGTGATGTGGCAGGTGAAGCCGAAGTTTCCCTCCGCGCCGTTGTCGGCGGCGTCGCGCATGACGGCGAGCGGAATGACGACGCTCCCGCCGTTGAATGAAGCGTCCTCCGGCGTGACGCGCAGCTCGTAGTAACCGTCCGCCGCCGGAAGTTCGATCGGCAGTTCGGTCACTCCGGGTTTCAGCTGCGGTTCGACCTGCTTGTTCCAGACCGGCCGGTTCGCAAAATCGCGCAGCTCGAGCCGGAAAACCGATTTGTGCGCCGGGGCGTCGGAACGGATCCGCAGCTTCGCCGGTTCCGCATCGTCGAAAAAGAAGTTGTTGCGCCGGTTCAGGCGGTCGCCGATCTGCAGCGGAGCCGTGGCGGCGACGCGGAAGCCGGCCGTTTCCCGCCCCTCGTACTCCGGCTGCTGCCAGAGGCGCGCGGTGTTCAGGCTGGCCGCGTCCGTTGCCTTGTCGTCGGCGCCGAGCACGAACGGGGCGCCCGCGTAAAATTTGTTCTCCATGTGCTCCCGGAGCCCGGAAGCATGTTTCACGATGCCGTAGCGGGACGGCTCGCTCCGGGTTTCCGCGTTCAATTCGCGGAATTTCCCATCGCCGTCATACCAGCCGGCCTTGAAGAATTCGTGCATGTCGGGCAGAACATAGACCCGCGCCGCATCCGGGAAGGTCAGATCGCGGTAGCCGACGATCGCTTCGAACGTCCTGCCGTTTTCGCGCGGCTTCTCCGCGATCGTGTAGGCGCCCTGCGCGGCATCTCCGGTCGTCAGCCAGTTGCAGTAGCGGGCCGCGTTGACCCGGCTCACGAAGTTCACGCCGTCCTCCTCCCGGCCCGGCGCGGGGGCATACTTCCAGGCGCCTTCGCCGCCGGAGCGCACGATTTTCATGCGTTCGTCGAACAGCCGGTGCGGATCGGATTCCGCGGCGCAGGCGTTCAGAAACTCCGCATATTCCGCATTCGACACCTCGGATCTGCCGATCCGGTACGGATAGGCGACGCCTCCGCGCGGATACGGGTTCGGCACCTCGTGAAAATAGACCTTTTTGCCCGGATTCCCGGCATCGCCGACCATGACGAGCTCGGGGGCGGCGGCCAGGGAGAATCCGGCCAGAAGGCCGCACAGCAGCAGAGTGTGTTTCATCGGCGGCTCCTCAGTCGAACTTGTTCGCATTGTTCTTGTCCCAGAGGTTCGTCCCCCACCAGACATATCCTTTCCCCGGGAACTGGCCGTTCAGCCAGTTGTCGTTCCAGAGGCCGGGGCGGCGCAGTACGGAGGCGACATGCCCGTCGAGAAAGGCCATATTGCCGGAATTGCCGTGTTCGAAGCGGAAAAGCCCGAAGGTATTCACATTCCGAAGCCATTCCCACTGACCGACATAATGGGTCGTTTCGAGGATGGTCGGGCAGACCGACGCCTGCTTGATCCGGCCGGGACGGACTACGACATGGAACGGGGAGCCCTCCGCGCCATCCTTGTGATGCCGGATGATGCCGGTATTCGCTCCATATCCGCCGGTGCCGTAGTTCTCCTTGTTCAGCGTATTGATGTTGTCTCCCAGTTTCATTGTGCGGCCGGGACAATCCCACAACTTAACCGACGGGCGATTCGTGGTAGATGAAAAAGAGTTTTTCTCCCAATATGCTCCGCCGAGGTAAAGCTTGTCGAGCTTGGCGTGCCACTGTTCGCGGCCGTCCCAGCTCCACGGCGGAACCGCCAGCGGCAGCACGCCGAAATCGTTGCAGTACATCGAAACGGCGCCGGTGATCTGCTTCAGGTTGTTCTTGCAGCTGGAACCCTTTGCGGCGCCGCGCGCCTGGTTCAGCGCCGGCAGCAGCATCGAGGCGAGAATCGCGATGATCGCAATGACG
Above is a genomic segment from Victivallis lenta containing:
- a CDS encoding prepilin-type N-terminal cleavage/methylation domain-containing protein, coding for MKKRTFTLIELLVVIAIIAILASMLLPALNQARGAAKGSSCKNNLKQITGAVSMYCNDFGVLPLAVPPWSWDGREQWHAKLDKLYLGGAYWEKNSFSSTTNRPSVKLWDCPGRTMKLGDNINTLNKENYGTGGYGANTGIIRHHKDGAEGSPFHVVVRPGRIKQASVCPTILETTHYVGQWEWLRNVNTFGLFRFEHGNSGNMAFLDGHVASVLRRPGLWNDNWLNGQFPGKGYVWWGTNLWDKNNANKFD